A window of the Sporichthyaceae bacterium genome harbors these coding sequences:
- a CDS encoding fumarylacetoacetate hydrolase family protein yields MRIARFTVEGRQAFGVVEGEAGAEVLALVEGDPLYTPLRPTGEHMPLSEVKLLSPVIPRSKVIGVGRNYADHAAELGNEVPAEPLIFLKPNTAVISPGDPIRYPRQSIEVHFEGELAVVIGRLCSEVPVDRVDEVIFGYTVANDVTARDLQRNDPQWTRAKGFDTFCPLGPWIVTDLDVRDLAITTELNGELKQAARTAAMVHPVPSLVAFISAVMTLLPGDVILTGTPAGVGPMKPGDEVSVSVEGIGTLTNPVLAR; encoded by the coding sequence GTGCGCATCGCGAGGTTCACCGTGGAGGGCCGGCAGGCGTTCGGCGTGGTCGAGGGCGAGGCGGGCGCCGAGGTGCTCGCGCTCGTCGAGGGCGACCCGCTGTACACCCCGCTGCGTCCGACCGGTGAACATATGCCGCTGAGCGAGGTCAAACTGCTCAGCCCGGTGATCCCGCGCAGCAAGGTGATCGGGGTCGGTCGCAACTACGCCGACCATGCCGCCGAACTTGGTAACGAGGTGCCCGCCGAGCCGCTGATCTTCCTCAAGCCGAACACCGCGGTGATCTCACCCGGCGACCCGATCCGCTACCCACGTCAGTCCATCGAGGTGCACTTCGAGGGTGAGCTGGCGGTGGTCATCGGCCGATTGTGCAGCGAGGTGCCGGTCGACCGGGTGGACGAGGTGATCTTCGGTTACACGGTGGCCAACGACGTCACCGCGCGCGACCTGCAGCGCAACGACCCGCAGTGGACGCGCGCCAAGGGCTTCGACACGTTCTGCCCGCTCGGTCCGTGGATCGTCACCGACCTCGACGTGCGTGACCTGGCCATCACCACCGAACTCAACGGCGAACTAAAGCAGGCCGCACGCACGGCGGCCATGGTGCACCCGGTGCCGTCCCTGGTCGCCTTCATCTCCGCGGTGATGACGCTGCTGCCCGGCGACGTCATCCTCACCGGCACCCCGGCCGGGGTGGGGCCGATGAAGCCGGGCGACGAGGTGTCGGTGTCCGTGGAGGGCATCGGGACGCTGACCAATCCGGTCCTGGCGCGATAG
- a CDS encoding 3-methyladenine DNA glycosylase: MNVVLEEATWRDRQAAHHERVDAWVTPHLDRARRGEQHPVHDFLFTYYSHRPAQLRRWHPGVGVALAGDAPQRDWADYRVGDAGVEVDLARVLARRAESIKYLSDLLRVTAARRPLFGCFGLHEWAMVYRTAHIRHESWPLRLSPDELADVVETAPLRCTHYDAFRFFTPAAAPRNMLQLTRAAMPEHEQGGCLHTNMDLYKVAYKLTPLIPSELVGHCFELARDIRELDMRASPYDLRDLGVSPVRIETEDGRASYVATQREFAERAAALRARLLDICNHLPLDRLSDDRSPVPGVAPWNSRI, from the coding sequence GTGAACGTGGTGCTCGAGGAGGCGACCTGGCGGGATCGTCAGGCCGCACACCATGAGCGGGTGGATGCGTGGGTCACCCCGCACCTGGACCGCGCGCGCCGCGGTGAGCAGCACCCGGTCCATGACTTCCTGTTCACCTATTACTCTCACCGCCCTGCGCAGTTGCGCCGTTGGCACCCGGGCGTCGGGGTGGCCCTGGCCGGGGACGCGCCGCAGCGGGACTGGGCCGACTACCGGGTGGGCGACGCGGGCGTCGAGGTGGACCTGGCCCGGGTGCTCGCCCGGCGGGCCGAGTCGATCAAGTACCTGTCCGACCTGCTGCGGGTGACCGCCGCGCGGCGGCCGTTGTTCGGCTGTTTCGGGCTGCACGAGTGGGCGATGGTCTACCGGACCGCGCACATCCGGCACGAGTCCTGGCCGCTGCGCCTGTCGCCGGACGAGCTGGCCGACGTCGTCGAGACGGCGCCGCTGCGCTGCACCCACTACGACGCGTTCCGCTTCTTCACTCCCGCGGCCGCCCCACGCAACATGCTGCAGCTGACCCGCGCGGCAATGCCCGAGCACGAGCAGGGCGGTTGTCTGCACACCAACATGGACCTCTACAAGGTCGCCTACAAACTTACGCCGCTGATCCCGTCGGAGTTGGTCGGCCACTGCTTCGAACTCGCGCGCGACATCCGCGAGCTGGACATGCGCGCCAGTCCCTACGACCTACGCGACCTGGGTGTCTCCCCCGTCCGAATCGAGACCGAGGACGGTCGAGCGAGCTACGTCGCGACCCAGCGCGAGTTCGCCGAACGGGCCGCTGCGCTGCGCGCTCGGCTGCTGGACATCTGCAACCACCTCCCCCTGGATAGATTGAGCGACGATCGATCGCCGGTTCCGGGAGTGGCCCCATGGAACTCACGCATCTGA